Below is a window of Lacibacter sp. H407 DNA.
AATTCGGGAGAATCGAATTTTTTTCTCTTTGGTTTCAATCAACCCCCAGCTCATAAAAAACTGTCCGGTTTGCAAACGGATGCTGAAATTAAAGTAGCGAAGTACTACACGGATCGACGAAACGATCACAGAAAGAAAAACGCCCGCCAGAATGAGAAATGATAAGATACTTGTTGTTTGCAGCAGATTGCTTTGTTGTTCCACCCATTGAACAGAATCAAATCCGAGATATTCCTGCAAGTCCTGAAAGCGGGCAAGAATAAATGCAAGAATGATCAGCAGTGTTTTCAGATGATTTTCTGACAAGCATAGTTTCAACAGATCTTTGCCGGTAAGTTTGATGCTGTTTACCTGTTCTGCCTGTGCAGGTTGTTCAGTTTCACTTGTATTGATCTCTGCTTTTGAAGAGAGCAGACCTTTTAAATGCCCGGCATTTGCAAGTGAAATTCCTTGTATAGTGATTTCTTCTTTCGCTGTTCCTGATGTACTGATGATGAGTTCGCAGGTATTAGTTAGGCGATGCAGAAATGTTTGATTTTGATGAATCGCTTGAATTTTTCCGAATGGTATCTCTGTTTTTACTTTTGTAAAAATTCCTTTTTCTACCAATAACAAATTCGGCTGAAGACGAAAGCGAAATGAAAAGTAGTGGATGAGCTGTTTGGTTTTTATCAACAGAAGGATCACAACTGAACCGATCAACACACTCAACAATTGCCGGTCAAGCGGTTTGGCTCCATCTTTATTTTTAAAAAAGCTGCGGGCAAGTCCCAACAGGATCAGCGGCCATATCTGTTTGATCCCTTCCAATAGAATGATGAGCAGAACAATGGGCGACTGGCGTTGCGGTTTTTCCCAATCAACTATTTTCATACCTCATCTGTTTTAATAACACCCATTCTTTTAATCGTTCTGCCTGTTCTTCTGTTAAGCCGCCGATCTTAATATCAGCAAAGGATGAATTGGCTGCTGTGAATAATTGCAGAGAGGCAAGCTTATACTTTCTTTCCAATGGCCCTTTCTTGATCACACAATGCTGAATTTTCGAAAGCGGCACAATATGCATCTGCTGAAACAGCCATCCCTTTCGGAATAAAACATCATGTTCACGCATGGCATAGGCCATCTGCGGAAACGATTTGGTAATCGAAAAAAAGTGAAAGCCTGAAAGAAGAACAACGCAGGCGATGATCAAAAGAAAAACAGGAGTAGGATGTAACGCATCAAAAAAGAAAATGGCGGTTACCGCAACAGCGAAGCCGATCAACCATAAAACAGCCCATTCAGTAAGCAGTACTTTTTTATAGTTCTTTTCAACAGGATGCAGCGCTACATCTTCGTGTTTTGGAATTTCTTCCCAGGTTATTTGCGGGTGAACTAATTTCATCGGCAGGAAGTTTTTCGTAAAATAGCAAATGAACAGCGAAATACAGGATCTGTTTACTTTCCCGCAAGCAACTGCTCTTCTTTTTTCAATTGCTTATCGTACACAAATGTGCCCAGCGGCAACCACGCAGCAACAAACGCAAACAGAAATTTCCTGAAAGGCCAGTTGTACACTTCTTTTACGTAGTAGGCGAGTGCCACGTACACAACAAACAATAATCCATGTGCCCATCCAACATACTTTACAGCTAGCGGTAAATCAAATGCATACTTGAGTGGCATTGCAATTAATAACAACAC
It encodes the following:
- a CDS encoding PH domain-containing protein; translation: MKLVHPQITWEEIPKHEDVALHPVEKNYKKVLLTEWAVLWLIGFAVAVTAIFFFDALHPTPVFLLIIACVVLLSGFHFFSITKSFPQMAYAMREHDVLFRKGWLFQQMHIVPLSKIQHCVIKKGPLERKYKLASLQLFTAANSSFADIKIGGLTEEQAERLKEWVLLKQMRYENS
- a CDS encoding PH domain-containing protein, translated to MKIVDWEKPQRQSPIVLLIILLEGIKQIWPLILLGLARSFFKNKDGAKPLDRQLLSVLIGSVVILLLIKTKQLIHYFSFRFRLQPNLLLVEKGIFTKVKTEIPFGKIQAIHQNQTFLHRLTNTCELIISTSGTAKEEITIQGISLANAGHLKGLLSSKAEINTSETEQPAQAEQVNSIKLTGKDLLKLCLSENHLKTLLIILAFILARFQDLQEYLGFDSVQWVEQQSNLLQTTSILSFLILAGVFLSVIVSSIRVVLRYFNFSIRLQTGQFFMSWGLIETKEKKIRFSRIKLLSWNANYVRRKLQLYIMRLWVMAEDNTERNSSNNIPITRADQIQRITSWYQPVLPSAVSTAFKIEAAYTKRKTLLFGIVPAMIAGFSLFSFVGWNALFVIAWTVYYTIRTHVFRKNFSIWIHEDAIEIEKGVWGLEHILLNLNDAESVAVETSLYQRRNRLANLRINTSAKPVHIPFLQQNLAAFLADFILYRIEFNKSVAGTTDLSKQEHSGIE
- a CDS encoding DUF3817 domain-containing protein gives rise to the protein MNLKPLQLLRKTGIAEGISFLVLLLIAMPLKYAFDLPLAVKYVGWAHGLLFVVYVALAYYVKEVYNWPFRKFLFAFVAAWLPLGTFVYDKQLKKEEQLLAGK